TCTTTTTATCTTCGGTGCCATTATACTTTTATACAGCCCTTTCATATTTCTGATTTTTACAACTTTCAGCGCCGTTTCGATAACATGGATCATGTTTTTTATGAAAAAAAGGCGTGATCTGGACTACAAACGGTTTGACCGTATGTCCGAAAACCAGCAGGGCATACTTCAGATCATCATGGGTATGCAGGAAATCAAACTCAGCGGATCGGAAAAGCAGAAACGATGGAAATGGGAATCGCTACAGGCAAAACTTTTTACCATTAGCCGTAAAGCACTGGGTTTGGGGCAGGTGCAGGAGACCGGCACGCTTTTTATCAATGAATTTAAAAACATTATGATCACATTCATCGCGGCCAAAGAAACGATAGACGGACATATCACGCTCGGTGCGATGATGGCGATACAATATATGATCGGTCAACTGAATGCACCTATTGATCAGATGATCGTTTTTTTGCAACACGCCCAAGATGCCAAACTGAGTTTAGAACGGTTATCAGAAATACATACCCACGACGATGAAGATCATGAAAGTGATAACAGCGCTCAACTTCCTCAGGAAAGATCCATAATGCTGGATCAGGTTTCATTTCAGTATGAGGGCCCTCACTCGCCCTACGCGCTCAAAGATGTCCACCTCCCGATACACGAAGGAAAAATAACGGCTATTGTCGGTGAAAGCGGTAGCGGCAAAACAACTTTACTTAAACTTTTGCTCAAGTTTTATATCCCGACAGAGGGAAAAATAAGCGTCGGATCGGACGCACTATCGCAGATCAGCGCTTCTTTTTGGCGTCAGCAGTGCGGCGTCGTCATGCAAGACGGGTATATTTTTTCGGATACGATCGCTCACAATATCGCTCCTGCGGATGAAACCGTAGATCACCGAAGGTTGATACAAGCCGTCGAGGTTGCTAATATTCGGACATTCATTGAATCTTTACCTCTGCGATACAATACTAAAATCGGAAATGACGGACTCGGACTCAGTCAGGGTCAAAAGCAACGCATTCTCATCGCCCGCGCAGTTTATAAAAATCCGCAATATTTGTTTTTTGATGAAGCTACCAGTGCGCTGGACGCTACTAACGAACGGATCATTATGTACAATCTTCAGCGTGTCTTCCAAAACAAAACCGTCGTCATCATCGCGCACCGACTCAGTACCGTGCGTAACGCCGATCAGATCATCGTACTGGAAAAAGGGAGTGTGGTGGAATCCGGCTCACATATTGAACTGACCCAACAACGAGGCGTTTACTTCGAACTGGTACGCAACCAATTAGAACTCGGGAATTAGAAGATGCCCAACGATATTGAACCCCTTGAACGTATCCACAGCGACAGTTATGACGACGTGATGAATTACGAGCCCCATTGGTTGATACGGAGGGGTTCGTTCATATTGCTATTGGTCATTATTTTTTTGATTACCGTCAGCGGATATATACAATATCCGGATATATTACGCGGACAAATCACGCTGATCAGCGATCAGCCCACATTGGAGGTTGTCGCGCAATCCACAGGCCGCGTGAAATTGTTTGTCAAAGATCGCGACTCAGTCAAGGCCGGGCAACCTCTGGCTATGATCGAAAACCCTGCCGACTTTGCTTCCATTCAGAAATTGCGCTTATTTTTAGATTCTGCATCTTCTCAAAGCGATAGTTACGTAATGATAGATACAGCGTTACAACTCGGAGAACTGCAGACTTTTTATTCGGAAGTCATGCAGAATTATAAAGAATTAGCATCGTTTAAAGAGATCAATTATGAAGTAAAAAAAATCAACTCCATTCGGCAACAGATCAGCGCCTATTATAATTTGGGCGACCGACTGGATGATCAGATCAAACTTCTGAAATTAGATGTGATGAAAGCCGAAAAAGATTTTGAAGTTAATAAATCTTTACATGAACGCGGACTACTTTCGGATGTCGAGCTCTCCGGTTATCAGTTCCAGTTAAACCAGAAGAAACTTGCGATGGAAGAAGCGCAGAAAGAAACTATCCGTAATTCGATCGTAGTTTCTGAAAATCTCAAAAACATATTAGACATGGAATTTCAAAATCAGGACAAAACGGCCCGGTACCTGATTCGCATACAGGAGTCACTGAGCAAACTCAAGAGCGAATTTTCAGCATGGGAAAAAAAATACTGGATAACCAGTCCCATTAGCGGTGAAGCCATCTACAATGATGTATGGACAGACGACCGATTTGTAAAACTGGGCCAGGAGATCATGACGATCAATCCGAAAACAAATCGTATTCGCGGACGCATAAAATATGAAGGCCCCGGACTCGGAAAAGTTGTTCCCGGACAGGAAGTTAAAATCAAATTAGAAAATTATCCTTTTCAGGAATTCGGTATCGTATCGGGCGTCGTGGAAAATATTTCAGCCGTATCCAAAGATAAATCTGTAGTCATACAAATCACACTCCCTCAACAATTAAAAACATCTTTGGGTGCCTTATTGGAATACAAACAAGAAATGCAAGGAACATCCGAAATAATAACCGAAAACAGCACGTTGCTCGAAAGAGTTTTTCAACAACTGCGCCAAATCACCCAATATCAGTAAATTAATTTGTATTTACTCGTGGTTTTCCAATACATAACTTCTTAATCTTATAAATTTGAAAACTATTTGATCTCCCATTGGAAAATCTCTATGATAATATCATGCGTGGTTACTTGATATAATCTACTAATCTGAAAAACAATCACCCCCTCTTTTTTGTTATCCCTCGCTCGTCTTTCACCGATTCATAACGACATAACCCCAACGATTTCATCGTTTGATAACCGACAAAAGTCATTTTTTACGATGATACGAATCATTCCAAAGTATTCGGATTTATAATAGACTGCTCTTAGTCGGGTGCCTTGTGCACGGCCGGCTATTGTCCAACCAACGAGGCTGTTATGTCCAATACCAAACGTGCGATGGTTACGCTGGACGGCAATGAAGCCGCCGCTTACGTAGCCCACAAACTCAGCGAAGTCATAGCCATCTACCCCATCACGCCGTCTTCGGCGATGGGCGAATTTTCCGATGAATGGTCCAGTAAAGGAAAAACCAATCTTTGGGGAACCGTGCCGCTCGTCATGGAAATGCAGAGCGAAGGCGGTGCAGCGGGAACTGTGCACGGCGCATTGCAGACCGGCTCACTCACGACGACATTTACCTCATCGCAGGGACTTCTGCTAATGATTCCCAATATGTATAAAATCGCAGGCGAACTCACCGCGACAGTATTTCACGTCGCGGCGCGGGCAATAGCTTCACAAGCACTTTCGATATTCGGTGATCACTCCGACGTGATGTCCGTTCGCGCTACAGGGTGGGCCCAACTGAGTGCGCATTCCGTACAGGAAGTGATGGATATGGCGCTCATCGCGCATGCTGCCACGCTTCGTGCACGGGTACCGTTCATTCATTTTTTTGATGGATTTCGTACGTCGCACGAAGTCATGAAAGTAGAACAACTTACCGACGAAGACATGCTCGCCATGATCGATGATCATCTCATCCGTGCGCATCGCGAGCGCGGTCTTTCACCGGAACATCCCGTCATGCGGGGCACGGCGCAAAATCCGGACGTATTTTTTCAAGGGCGTGAAGCCGCCAATCCCTATTATCAAAAATGCCCCGCGATCGTTCAGGAAACTATGGATCGTTTTGCGAAACGCACGGGCCGCGCCTACAAATTATTTGATTATTTCGGCGCTCGGGATGCGGAACATATTATCGTCGCGATGGGTTCGGGCGCTTTGACGGCACAAGAAACTGCCGCATTCCTGATCGGACAAGGCCATAAAGTGGGCGTGGTCAAAGTTCACCTCTATCGCCCGTTTTCGATCGAACATCTTATCGCGGCTTTTCCCAAAACCGTTCGCACGATCGCCGTGCTGGATCGCACCAAAGAACCGGGCAGCGCGGGTGAACCGCTGTATCAGGATGTCATCACGGCGCTTACGGAAACTTTTATCGACGGCAAATTGCCCTTTGCTATGCCCCGTGTGATCGGTGGGCGCTACGGCTTATCATCCAAAGAGTTTACGCCGGCCATGGTCAAAGCCGTTTACGATGAATTGCAAAAAACTCTTCCTAAAAATCATTTTACCGTAGGCATTCATGATGACGTATCGCATTTGAGCCTGGATGTGAATCCCGATTTTTCGATTGAACCCCAAGATGTCGTGCGGGCATTATTTTACGGACTCGGCGCCGACGGCACTGTCGGTGCGAATAAGAACTCCATCAAAATCATCGGCGAGGATACCGATAATTTCGCCCAAGGTTATTTTGTGTACGATTCTAAAAAATCCGGTTCTATCACCGTTTCCCATTTGCGATTCGGCCCGAAACCTCTGTTTTCCTCGTATCTGGTGACCCGTGCTAATTTTATTGCGTGCCATCAGTTTAGTTTTCTTGAAAAATACGATATGCTCAAATATGCCGTCGAAGGCGGTACGTTTTTACTCAATAGCCCCTTTGACGAAAATGAAGTGTGGGATCAATTGCCGCTCATCGCACAAAAAGAAATTACGGAAAAAAAATTACGCTTTTTTGTGATCGACGGTTACCGCGTGGCCAAAGAAACCGGCATGGGTGGACGATTTAATACTATCATGCAAACTTGTTTTTTTGCCATATCCGGCATTCTCCCGCGCGATAAAGCGATCGAAGCGATCAAACACGCCATTCAAAAAACCTACGGTAAAAAAGGCGATGAAATCGTACGCATCAACTTTAACGCCGTAGATCAGACATTGGCCAATCTCAAAGAAGTCAACTATGCCGGAAGACCTTTAACCGATCGTGCGATGCGACCTCCGGTGGATCCTCTGGCGCCGGACTTCGTCAAAGACGTAACCGGACGTATAATACTAGGCGACGGCGACACATTGCCGGTAAGCGCCATGCCGGCCGACGGGACATTCCCGACCAATACCGCACGTTGGGAAAAAAGAAATATCGCCCTCGAAATCCCGGTCTGGGATCCCGCCGTGTGTATCCAATGCAACAAGTGTGCATTGGTATGCCCGCACGCAACGATCCGCGCCAAAGTGTTTCCAGAAGCTGCGCTCGATGGTAAGCCGGAACATTTCAAAGCCGTACCATATAAAGGCAAAGAATTTCCCAACAGTCTTTATACCATACAAGTGGCCCCCGAAGACTGCACCGGCTGTGGCTTGTGTGTTGATGTATGCCCGGCAAAAAACAAACAGGAAACCCGCCTCAAAGCGATCTATATGCAGCCGCAAAGCCCGATTCGCGATCAAGAACGCATCCATTGGGAATATTTTCTTCGCCTCCCGGAAGCCGACCGTACACAGGTGCCGCTCAATACCGTCAAAGGTTCTCAGTTTTTACAACCGCTATTCGAATTTTCCGGTGCATGCAGCGGCTGCGGCGAAACGCCATATCTCAAACTGATCAGTCAGCTTTTCGGCGATCGCGCAATGGTCGCCAATGCGACCGGCTGTTCCAGCATCTACGGCGGTAATCTGCCTACGACACCTTGGGCGCAAAATAAAGACGGGCGCGGCCCGGCGTGGAGCAATTCGCTTTTCGAAGATAATGCCGAATTTGGTCTCGGTTTCCGTCTCACGGTAGACAAACAAACAGCGTTTGCACAAGAACTGCTCTATCGCCTCGGCGATTCATTGGATAAAGAGCTTATCACATCATTGATCGCGTCACCCCAAAAAACCGAAGCCGATATGCAAGCGCAACGCGCACGCGTTCAAGTTCTTAAAAACCGTCTTACTTCATTATCACATCCCGATGCCAAACGCTTACTCGACGTTGCCGATTTTCTTGTCAAAAAAAGCGTCTGGATTGTCGGCGGCGACGGCTGGGCCTACGATATCGGTTACGGCGGTTTGGATCACGTACTCGCATCCGGACGCAATGTCAATATCATCGTACTGGACACCGAAGTTTATTCCAACACCGGCGGCCAGGCGTCTAAATCCACCAATCGCGGCGCGGTTGCTAAGTTTGCCGCCTCTGGAAAACGTTACTCCAAAAAAGATCTCGGCCTCATGGCGATGAGCACCGGTCATGTTTATGTCGCACAGATCGCGATGGGCGCCAACGACGCACAGACTGTCAAAGCGCTATTGGAAGCCGAAGCTTACGACGGACCTTCGCTCATCATCGCCTATAGCCACTGCATCGCGCACGGTATTAATATGGGTCAGGGTATGCGCCAGCAAAAATCTGCCGTCGATTGCGGTCATTGGTTATTGTACCGTTTCAATCCGGATCATGTGTCACTGGGTCAAAACCCTCTCACATTGGATTCCAAAGCACCTACGCTTGCATTCAAAGATTATGCCCTGAGCGAAACACGTTATAAAATGCTGGCCATGACGGATCCGTCGGCATCGGAGAGTTTGGTCAAACAAGCGCAACAGGACATACTTCAAAAATGGCACTTCTACGAACAAATGGCGAAACTGCATTACAACGGTCAAAACGAAGAGAAACATTAGAAGTGAATTCAGAGTTCCGCATTCTACAAAATTTTCTTGAGGACGCACTATGGACTTAACCACCAGTTATCTCGGAATGACGCTCAAAAATCCGATCGTTCCTTCCGCTTCGCCTTTCTCCAAAGACATCGTGCAAATCAAACGCATGGAAGAGGCCGGTGCCGCCGCGGTGGTTTTACATTCATTATTCGAAGAGCAAATCGCTCATGATGAAAGAGAAATGTTTTATCATCTGCACCACGGTTCGGAAAGTTCGCCCGAAGCGCAATCCTATTTTGTGGATATGGATCGCTACAACCGCGGACCCGAATGGTATCTGGAGCATATTCATCGCGCCAAAGCCGCCGTGGGCATTCCTATCATCGCCAGCCTCAACGGATCTTCGCATTCCGGCTGGCTGGATTATGCCAAAAAAATCGAACAAGCCGGAGCCGATGCGCTGGAACTCAATATGTACTACATTGCGGCCGATATTGCTGAATCGGCGACCTCTATCGAACATCGTTATCTGGAAATCGCGCGCACTTTACGCCAAAGTCTTCGCATACCCATCGCGATAAAACTCAGTCCGTTCTTCACTTCCTTTGCACATTTTGCTAAACACATGGATGATTGCAGCATCAACGGCCTTGTGCTTTTTAATCGGTTTTATCAACCGGATATCAATCTGGAAACGCTTGAAGTAATGCCGAATGTTATCCTGAGTCAATCATCGGAATTACGCTTAGCTCTGCGATGGATCGCCATTCTCCACGGGCGCGTTCGCGCCGACCTGGCGGCGACAGGCGGCATTCATACGCATGAAGACGTTATCAAAGCATTACTCGCCGGTGCGTCGGTCACCATGGTTTGTTCCACATTGCTCAAAAACGGAATCGCACGTATCACGGATATTGTAAAAGGCATGGAAACGTGGCTCATCGAAAGAGAATACGAGTCGGTCAAACAATTGCAAGGCAGCATGAGTCAAAAATCCGTTTCCGATCCCACAGCCTTTGAACGGGCTAACTACATGCGGGCATTAAGCGGCTATAATCTGCCCAACGATCTTTTGTATCACAATTGACCACATCAGATCGAATCGTTTTCCATCATGCGTTTGAAATTATAGAGGTATCTGCGCCATCGCAGCTTATCATCGGTATAACGCAAGGCCAATAGTGAACGCTGTATCCACGTGTAGCCGCGAGTGCGGTGACGCAACGTAACACGCGTCGAATCACCCATATATTCCAGTCTGTATTCTAATGACCCTTTTTTCTCGGCATCTTCATAACCATACGTAAGCAAAATGCCGGGCCACGCTATCCTGTCCGTAAGAACAAATTCGCTTTTTTCTTCATCGATGATTTCACGCATCACATGCGCAGAATCATTGATCGGGTCGCTTCCCGCCCAATCTGTCCACCAGCTTTTCAAACGAGACGAATCTTGTAAAGCTTCATATACAAATATAGAAGGTTTGTAAATCACGGCTTTTGCTTTGTAGTCATGGTTGGGTTGAAACCAACCGATCATCCAAAACGATAAGACACACAATCCTAAAAACAGAACCGATGAAATAATACGATCGGTCTTCGGCGAAAGAGGCATTATTTATCTAATCCTAATTTTTTGCGATGGCGAAGGATAGTTCTGCGGATAATCGCTTCTTGCTCGGCGTTAAAGCCGGTGTAATATTTCGCACGATATTTTTTTTGATCGGGGCATTCGCCGTTATGATGCATGATATTTTGCCCGCCGTCTTCCGTCAACGTCGAATCGCAAATATGACCT
Above is a genomic segment from bacterium containing:
- the nifJ gene encoding pyruvate:ferredoxin (flavodoxin) oxidoreductase; amino-acid sequence: MSNTKRAMVTLDGNEAAAYVAHKLSEVIAIYPITPSSAMGEFSDEWSSKGKTNLWGTVPLVMEMQSEGGAAGTVHGALQTGSLTTTFTSSQGLLLMIPNMYKIAGELTATVFHVAARAIASQALSIFGDHSDVMSVRATGWAQLSAHSVQEVMDMALIAHAATLRARVPFIHFFDGFRTSHEVMKVEQLTDEDMLAMIDDHLIRAHRERGLSPEHPVMRGTAQNPDVFFQGREAANPYYQKCPAIVQETMDRFAKRTGRAYKLFDYFGARDAEHIIVAMGSGALTAQETAAFLIGQGHKVGVVKVHLYRPFSIEHLIAAFPKTVRTIAVLDRTKEPGSAGEPLYQDVITALTETFIDGKLPFAMPRVIGGRYGLSSKEFTPAMVKAVYDELQKTLPKNHFTVGIHDDVSHLSLDVNPDFSIEPQDVVRALFYGLGADGTVGANKNSIKIIGEDTDNFAQGYFVYDSKKSGSITVSHLRFGPKPLFSSYLVTRANFIACHQFSFLEKYDMLKYAVEGGTFLLNSPFDENEVWDQLPLIAQKEITEKKLRFFVIDGYRVAKETGMGGRFNTIMQTCFFAISGILPRDKAIEAIKHAIQKTYGKKGDEIVRINFNAVDQTLANLKEVNYAGRPLTDRAMRPPVDPLAPDFVKDVTGRIILGDGDTLPVSAMPADGTFPTNTARWEKRNIALEIPVWDPAVCIQCNKCALVCPHATIRAKVFPEAALDGKPEHFKAVPYKGKEFPNSLYTIQVAPEDCTGCGLCVDVCPAKNKQETRLKAIYMQPQSPIRDQERIHWEYFLRLPEADRTQVPLNTVKGSQFLQPLFEFSGACSGCGETPYLKLISQLFGDRAMVANATGCSSIYGGNLPTTPWAQNKDGRGPAWSNSLFEDNAEFGLGFRLTVDKQTAFAQELLYRLGDSLDKELITSLIASPQKTEADMQAQRARVQVLKNRLTSLSHPDAKRLLDVADFLVKKSVWIVGGDGWAYDIGYGGLDHVLASGRNVNIIVLDTEVYSNTGGQASKSTNRGAVAKFAASGKRYSKKDLGLMAMSTGHVYVAQIAMGANDAQTVKALLEAEAYDGPSLIIAYSHCIAHGINMGQGMRQQKSAVDCGHWLLYRFNPDHVSLGQNPLTLDSKAPTLAFKDYALSETRYKMLAMTDPSASESLVKQAQQDILQKWHFYEQMAKLHYNGQNEEKH
- a CDS encoding peptidase domain-containing ABC transporter, which translates into the protein MSRFPIYLQHDKMDCGPACIRMITRFFGRTVSPEKLRCITYASKGGTSLLNLSEAAESLGFRTLAVKVSLQKLQKAPLPCIVFWQQRHFIVVYKIGRRYIHVADPAHGILKYRHADFVSGWYSDRSNEGEGQGIALLFEPTPAFYESEDDFEKSSNPNKKGFGLLWPYLRSHHKLIFQLGLGFLLGSILQLIFPFLAQSMVDMGIHNQNIGFVYTILLAQLMLFLSRITVESIRRWILLHISTRLQVSLISDFLRKLMRLPVAFFDAKQTGDLMQRINDSHRIENFLTVTSLSFVFSIFNLFIFGAIILLYSPFIFLIFTTFSAVSITWIMFFMKKRRDLDYKRFDRMSENQQGILQIIMGMQEIKLSGSEKQKRWKWESLQAKLFTISRKALGLGQVQETGTLFINEFKNIMITFIAAKETIDGHITLGAMMAIQYMIGQLNAPIDQMIVFLQHAQDAKLSLERLSEIHTHDDEDHESDNSAQLPQERSIMLDQVSFQYEGPHSPYALKDVHLPIHEGKITAIVGESGSGKTTLLKLLLKFYIPTEGKISVGSDALSQISASFWRQQCGVVMQDGYIFSDTIAHNIAPADETVDHRRLIQAVEVANIRTFIESLPLRYNTKIGNDGLGLSQGQKQRILIARAVYKNPQYLFFDEATSALDATNERIIMYNLQRVFQNKTVVIIAHRLSTVRNADQIIVLEKGSVVESGSHIELTQQRGVYFELVRNQLELGN
- a CDS encoding dihydroorotate dehydrogenase-like protein, whose translation is MDLTTSYLGMTLKNPIVPSASPFSKDIVQIKRMEEAGAAAVVLHSLFEEQIAHDEREMFYHLHHGSESSPEAQSYFVDMDRYNRGPEWYLEHIHRAKAAVGIPIIASLNGSSHSGWLDYAKKIEQAGADALELNMYYIAADIAESATSIEHRYLEIARTLRQSLRIPIAIKLSPFFTSFAHFAKHMDDCSINGLVLFNRFYQPDINLETLEVMPNVILSQSSELRLALRWIAILHGRVRADLAATGGIHTHEDVIKALLAGASVTMVCSTLLKNGIARITDIVKGMETWLIEREYESVKQLQGSMSQKSVSDPTAFERANYMRALSGYNLPNDLLYHN
- a CDS encoding HlyD family efflux transporter periplasmic adaptor subunit; this encodes MPNDIEPLERIHSDSYDDVMNYEPHWLIRRGSFILLLVIIFLITVSGYIQYPDILRGQITLISDQPTLEVVAQSTGRVKLFVKDRDSVKAGQPLAMIENPADFASIQKLRLFLDSASSQSDSYVMIDTALQLGELQTFYSEVMQNYKELASFKEINYEVKKINSIRQQISAYYNLGDRLDDQIKLLKLDVMKAEKDFEVNKSLHERGLLSDVELSGYQFQLNQKKLAMEEAQKETIRNSIVVSENLKNILDMEFQNQDKTARYLIRIQESLSKLKSEFSAWEKKYWITSPISGEAIYNDVWTDDRFVKLGQEIMTINPKTNRIRGRIKYEGPGLGKVVPGQEVKIKLENYPFQEFGIVSGVVENISAVSKDKSVVIQITLPQQLKTSLGALLEYKQEMQGTSEIITENSTLLERVFQQLRQITQYQ